In a single window of the Niabella ginsenosidivorans genome:
- a CDS encoding tetratricopeptide repeat protein has product MKKPQVITIIVAAIAVVVLLAFGRTAQKPGTRPAMAMNGQSQGEPAGDQQDMIAGFSIDTVLALSKKELNPDQVLRLDLLEKSITRGDVKKQQIDVYHQLAHFWRDTAKAFIPFAWYTAQSARLENSEKNLNFAGQLFLNQLPQQDNEPQRHWMAEQAKDLFEKVLALNPANDSAKVGLGATYLYGGLGSPMEGIGKIREVVEKDSTNVYAQMTLATASLMSGQKEKAKERLATVLSIQPQNLQAILMLGDLYEKDGDKSQAIELYSKAAKLVQRKDLRGELEKRIEELKK; this is encoded by the coding sequence GTGAAGAAACCTCAGGTTATAACTATAATTGTAGCAGCAATTGCTGTGGTGGTGCTCCTGGCATTTGGGCGTACGGCTCAGAAGCCGGGTACCCGGCCTGCTATGGCAATGAATGGTCAGAGCCAGGGAGAACCTGCTGGCGATCAACAGGATATGATTGCCGGTTTTTCTATTGATACGGTGCTTGCATTGTCAAAAAAAGAATTAAACCCGGACCAGGTATTACGCCTGGATCTGCTTGAAAAAAGCATTACAAGAGGCGATGTTAAGAAGCAGCAAATAGATGTATATCATCAATTGGCGCACTTCTGGAGAGATACGGCAAAGGCTTTTATACCCTTTGCCTGGTATACTGCACAATCCGCCCGATTGGAAAATTCCGAAAAAAATCTCAACTTTGCAGGCCAATTATTCCTGAACCAGCTGCCTCAGCAGGATAATGAACCGCAGCGTCATTGGATGGCTGAACAGGCTAAAGATCTTTTTGAAAAGGTGTTGGCTTTAAACCCGGCAAATGATTCTGCAAAAGTCGGTTTGGGCGCTACTTACCTGTATGGCGGACTTGGTTCCCCTATGGAAGGTATTGGAAAGATCAGAGAGGTTGTTGAAAAAGATAGTACCAATGTTTATGCGCAAATGACCCTGGCCACTGCTTCCCTTATGAGTGGTCAAAAGGAAAAGGCAAAAGAAAGACTGGCAACTGTTTTAAGCATTCAACCACAAAATCTTCAGGCCATTTTAATGCTTGGAGACTTATATGAGAAGGATGGAGATAAGAGCCAGGCAATTGAGCTTTACTCTAAAGCGGCAAAACTGGTTCAACGAAAGGATCTCAGGGGAGAACTGGAGAAGCGGATTGAAGAACTAAAAAAGTAA
- a CDS encoding HU family DNA-binding protein has translation MRKADLVNKISDKTGIPKVDVLVTLETMFKEVKDTLASGENIYIRGFGSFITKKRAAKIGRNIKKNVAVHIPEHYIPAFKPAKEFTAEVKKLVEPKPDTGPGEDADD, from the coding sequence ATGCGAAAAGCGGATTTAGTAAATAAGATTTCAGATAAAACGGGCATTCCCAAGGTGGATGTTCTGGTAACACTGGAAACTATGTTTAAAGAAGTTAAGGACACACTGGCTTCCGGGGAAAATATCTATATCCGGGGTTTTGGTAGTTTTATTACCAAAAAAAGAGCTGCTAAAATTGGCAGAAACATTAAGAAAAATGTGGCAGTCCATATCCCGGAGCATTACATTCCTGCATTTAAACCTGCAAAAGAATTTACGGCAGAAGTGAAAAAACTGGTAGAGCCGAAGCCGGATACAGGTCCCGGAGAGGATGCTGATGATTAG
- the mutY gene encoding A/G-specific adenine glycosylase, giving the protein MNYRNFDRILLHWNQTQNNRQMPWKGEKNPYKIWLSEVILQQTRVEQGLRYYHNFIENYPTVTDLANAEEKKVFKLWEGLGYYSRCKNLIQTAKTVSTEFNGKFPDTYEVILKLKGIGPYTAAAIASFAFDLPHAVIDGNVFRVLSRIFGIREPIDTTAGKKLFTALAEKLLDKEQPGLYNQAIMDFGATVCKPSNPLCNKCPFRNKCVAFQKGLIETLPVKSKKIAVRTRYFYYFLPAYRNQLPVRERLGRDIWQHLYEFPIIETDAETDTGKIIKKAVQNGWMDKAATPCISPVFSQKLSHQLIKAVFISYKTKTRDTAFKNYQWVTPAVLQTLPFPKTITQYLNRFLASRE; this is encoded by the coding sequence TTGAATTACAGGAATTTTGATCGCATCTTACTACATTGGAACCAAACGCAGAATAACAGGCAAATGCCCTGGAAAGGCGAAAAAAACCCTTATAAGATCTGGCTGAGCGAAGTGATCCTCCAGCAAACCCGGGTAGAACAGGGGCTTAGGTACTATCATAATTTTATCGAAAATTACCCAACCGTTACCGATCTGGCCAATGCTGAAGAGAAAAAGGTCTTTAAACTATGGGAAGGGCTGGGCTATTACTCGCGCTGCAAAAATCTGATCCAGACAGCAAAAACCGTTAGTACGGAGTTTAACGGGAAATTTCCGGATACCTATGAAGTTATTTTAAAACTAAAAGGCATTGGCCCGTATACAGCCGCTGCCATCGCATCCTTTGCCTTTGACCTGCCCCATGCTGTTATTGACGGTAATGTTTTCAGGGTGCTGTCCAGGATTTTTGGTATCCGGGAGCCCATTGATACCACTGCCGGAAAAAAATTATTTACTGCTCTGGCCGAAAAACTGTTAGATAAAGAACAGCCGGGACTTTACAACCAGGCTATTATGGACTTTGGCGCCACGGTTTGCAAGCCATCAAATCCGCTTTGCAATAAGTGCCCTTTCCGGAATAAATGCGTAGCCTTTCAAAAAGGACTTATTGAAACACTTCCCGTTAAAAGCAAGAAAATAGCTGTACGTACCCGTTATTTTTATTATTTTCTGCCCGCTTACAGGAACCAACTGCCTGTAAGGGAGCGGCTGGGCAGGGATATATGGCAGCACCTTTACGAATTTCCAATAATAGAAACAGATGCAGAAACGGATACAGGAAAGATCATTAAAAAAGCGGTTCAAAATGGCTGGATGGATAAGGCAGCCACGCCTTGCATCAGCCCCGTTTTTTCACAAAAGCTCAGCCATCAGTTGATAAAAGCGGTCTTCATCTCTTATAAAACAAAAACCAGGGATACTGCTTTTAAAAACTATCAATGGGTAACACCTGCCGTCTTACAAACCCTGCCCTTTCCCAAAACCATTACGCAATATCTGAACCGGTTTTTAGCAAGTAGGGAATAG
- a CDS encoding single-stranded DNA-binding protein has product MRGVNRVMLIGNLGKDPDVQTLEGNIAVAKFPLATTETFKDRTGKLISQTEWHTVVLWRGLAELAQKFLHKSSLVYIEGRLRTRSWEDKDGVKKYVTEVVGENLIMLDKKAEGTPSPDEQAGTGLEGFDLHPF; this is encoded by the coding sequence ATGAGAGGCGTTAACAGAGTTATGCTGATTGGAAATTTAGGAAAGGATCCGGATGTACAGACATTAGAAGGAAACATTGCGGTAGCAAAATTTCCGCTGGCTACAACAGAAACCTTTAAAGACCGAACCGGCAAACTGATCTCCCAAACTGAATGGCACACCGTTGTATTATGGCGAGGGCTGGCAGAACTGGCCCAGAAATTTTTACATAAGTCAAGTTTGGTTTATATTGAAGGAAGATTGAGAACCCGCAGCTGGGAAGATAAGGATGGTGTAAAAAAATATGTTACGGAGGTGGTTGGTGAAAACCTGATCATGCTTGACAAAAAAGCAGAAGGAACTCCCTCGCCGGACGAACAGGCGGGCACAGGCCTGGAAGGTTTTGACCTGCACCCGTTTTAA
- the gldE gene encoding gliding motility-associated protein GldE codes for MENLSNVFLLADMAQGQLPVGIQNATFLGVALGLLVIISFSIAGSQAAIFSLDEKDIDVLKTKQQTSAKRILNLLEEPKEVFTSMLIAKTLVNICIIVLANYLINYYVPAQYLDTIWGIFLKFVLIAFSILFLVEIFPRVWATQNNLRFAFEWPVLIMIVEFIYLLLRRISRWTVALADSFGRTVGANKAEETNIQELDEAIDIQTDEVTPEEKNIMKGIVKFGKISVKKVMRSRLYVSGVEYNTPFEELIRQVEELHYSRLPVYRGDMDQIAGVLNTKDLIPYLLDGTPIKDWHEKIRPPYFVPETKLIEDLLLDFQKKRIHFAVVVDEFGGTSGIVTMEDIIEEVIGEIKDEFDDEELLINKIDDNNYIFEGRTMLHDMCKAMKLPIETFDEVRGDSESLGGLINELSGELPHAGDVVKTGDFEFTVMETERNRVKTAKITITHSKED; via the coding sequence TTGGAGAACCTGTCTAACGTATTTCTTTTAGCGGATATGGCGCAAGGGCAATTGCCTGTAGGCATACAGAATGCTACCTTTTTAGGAGTGGCATTAGGGCTGCTTGTTATTATTTCATTTTCCATTGCAGGTTCCCAGGCAGCCATTTTTTCACTGGATGAAAAGGATATTGATGTCCTAAAAACCAAGCAACAGACTTCAGCAAAAAGAATTTTGAATTTGCTCGAAGAGCCAAAAGAGGTTTTTACATCCATGCTGATTGCAAAAACACTGGTAAACATCTGCATCATTGTTCTGGCCAATTACCTGATCAACTATTATGTTCCGGCGCAGTACCTGGACACGATATGGGGCATCTTTTTAAAATTTGTGCTCATAGCATTTTCTATCCTCTTTCTTGTGGAAATATTTCCCCGTGTTTGGGCCACACAAAACAATCTGCGCTTTGCATTTGAGTGGCCGGTGCTGATCATGATCGTTGAATTCATTTACCTGTTGCTGAGACGCATCAGCCGGTGGACAGTAGCGCTGGCGGATAGCTTTGGACGTACCGTTGGCGCCAATAAAGCAGAAGAGACCAATATTCAGGAACTGGATGAAGCTATTGATATCCAAACAGACGAAGTAACTCCTGAAGAAAAGAACATTATGAAGGGCATCGTAAAGTTTGGAAAAATATCAGTGAAGAAAGTAATGCGTAGCAGGCTGTATGTAAGCGGCGTGGAATATAATACCCCTTTTGAAGAACTGATCCGGCAGGTTGAGGAACTGCATTATTCAAGGCTGCCCGTTTACAGGGGTGATATGGATCAGATCGCCGGTGTTTTAAATACCAAAGACCTGATTCCTTATTTACTGGATGGTACTCCTATAAAGGACTGGCATGAAAAGATACGGCCACCTTATTTTGTGCCGGAAACCAAGCTGATTGAAGATCTGCTGCTTGATTTTCAAAAAAAGCGGATTCATTTTGCGGTTGTGGTAGATGAGTTTGGTGGTACCAGCGGTATCGTAACCATGGAGGATATTATTGAGGAGGTTATCGGGGAAATAAAAGATGAGTTTGATGATGAAGAGCTGCTGATCAATAAAATTGACGACAATAATTACATTTTCGAAGGCCGCACCATGCTGCACGATATGTGCAAGGCCATGAAGCTGCCTATTGAAACCTTTGATGAAGTGCGGGGCGACAGTGAATCCCTGGGTGGGTTGATCAATGAACTTTCCGGTGAGCTTCCTCACGCGGGAGACGTGGTAAAAACCGGCGACTTTGAATTCACGGTTATGGAAACCGAACGCAACAGGGTAAAAACGGCAAAAATTACGATTACCCACAGCAAGGAAGATTAA
- a CDS encoding DUF3109 family protein — protein sequence MIIIENKLISDDVIESAFVCDLSHCKGGCCEDGDAGAPLNNEELKIVEQYYETVKPYLTRPAVKEIEKKGKYVFDDEFGWVTPTLPSDNEICVYAFREKDGLIKCAFEQAYNEGLIPWKKPISCHLYPIIAYKGKHGDYERLNYEPRKKLCSPACTLGATLQVPVYKFLKEPIIRKYGEEFYDVLDQMANRHEAATNEQV from the coding sequence ATGATCATTATTGAAAATAAACTGATAAGTGACGATGTTATTGAGAGCGCGTTTGTTTGTGACCTGTCTCACTGCAAAGGCGGCTGCTGTGAAGATGGTGATGCCGGAGCTCCTCTTAATAATGAAGAGCTGAAGATTGTGGAGCAATATTATGAAACAGTTAAGCCTTATCTTACCCGCCCGGCCGTTAAGGAAATTGAAAAGAAGGGAAAATACGTATTTGATGATGAATTCGGCTGGGTAACGCCTACCCTGCCCAGCGATAACGAAATTTGTGTTTATGCCTTCCGGGAAAAAGACGGGCTGATCAAATGCGCTTTTGAACAGGCCTATAATGAAGGGCTTATTCCCTGGAAAAAACCCATCAGTTGCCATCTTTACCCGATCATTGCCTATAAAGGAAAGCATGGCGATTATGAACGCCTGAATTATGAGCCCAGGAAGAAATTATGCAGCCCGGCCTGCACACTGGGCGCCACCTTACAGGTTCCTGTTTATAAATTCCTGAAAGAGCCTATTATCCGTAAATATGGTGAGGAATTTTATGATGTGCTGGACCAGATGGCAAACAGGCATGAAGCAGCAACAAACGAACAGGTATAA
- a CDS encoding ABC transporter ATP-binding protein, whose product MSRQQALVIEKLSYSYKKTSRPIIQELSLKVKKGSRFGLFGPNGAGKTTLMSLMTGLLPYYSGSVKLLDAEVKNNKEFIKHTIGFVPQDFSFYEELTPAENMEFFGAWYGLKKTAIKSTTQHLLKVMGLSAMANRPLKEFSGGMKRRVNLAIGVMNQPAILFLDEPTVGVDVQSRNAIISFLKEINAAGTTLVYTSHQLNEAEDLCTEIALIDGGGIITQGTLNNLLEQHQQDGLEGLFLQLTGRAYRD is encoded by the coding sequence ATGAGCAGGCAGCAGGCATTGGTAATAGAAAAACTCAGCTACAGCTATAAAAAGACTTCCAGGCCAATTATACAGGAGCTCAGCCTGAAGGTAAAAAAAGGCAGCCGCTTTGGTTTGTTTGGGCCCAACGGGGCTGGTAAAACCACTTTAATGAGCCTGATGACGGGCTTGCTCCCTTATTATTCCGGGTCTGTAAAATTGCTGGACGCAGAAGTAAAGAACAATAAGGAATTCATAAAGCATACTATTGGTTTTGTACCACAGGACTTTTCTTTTTATGAAGAACTGACCCCTGCGGAAAATATGGAGTTCTTTGGTGCCTGGTACGGTCTCAAAAAAACAGCTATAAAAAGCACTACACAACACCTGTTAAAGGTAATGGGGTTGAGCGCCATGGCTAACAGGCCGCTGAAAGAATTTTCCGGCGGCATGAAACGCCGTGTAAACCTTGCCATCGGCGTAATGAACCAGCCGGCCATCCTGTTTCTGGATGAGCCTACTGTAGGCGTTGATGTACAGTCCCGCAACGCCATCATTTCTTTTCTGAAAGAGATCAATGCGGCAGGTACCACACTTGTCTACACATCGCACCAGCTGAATGAAGCAGAAGATCTTTGTACAGAAATTGCCCTGATCGATGGAGGCGGCATCATTACCCAGGGAACACTAAACAACCTGCTGGAGCAGCACCAGCAGGACGGATTGGAAGGACTTTTTTTACAGCTGACAGGAAGGGCATACAGAGACTGA
- a CDS encoding YtxH domain-containing protein, translating to MNKLITGFALGLLVGILYAPEKGTTTRQRIADKGNDLKDQFADFIDNLAGRFEDRADELEDYVHEEAENIKAESV from the coding sequence ATGAATAAGCTAATTACAGGCTTCGCCCTTGGTCTTTTAGTAGGCATTCTGTATGCCCCGGAAAAGGGAACCACTACCCGCCAGCGCATAGCGGATAAAGGAAATGACCTTAAAGATCAGTTTGCTGACTTTATTGATAACCTGGCTGGCCGCTTTGAGGACCGGGCTGATGAGCTTGAAGATTATGTACATGAAGAAGCAGAAAACATAAAGGCAGAAAGCGTTTAA
- a CDS encoding DUF1501 domain-containing protein: MNKKSASFLNKSHTGSGLLIKRRDFLYASSFATASLMMPKFLKALETQAAVPPGNKVVVVLQLSGGNDGLNTVIPVRNDIYYRSRPGIGVQKDKSLALTDEVSLHPALISLKTLYDEGNMAILNNVGYPNPDRSHFRSMDIWHSASQSNEYWNNGWIGRYLDAQCHGCDKPTQALEIDDVLSLALKGEQNNALAVKDPRRLFGTSNEKYFREMNKSFHTGDHHDEKPVDYLYKTLAETLSSADYIFKQSRLHPSTGSYPNTELGNGLKTIASLIFSDINTKVYYISLGSFDTHVGQEAQQARLFTQLSDAVKSFTDDLKKNGRMEDVLLFTFSEFGRRVAQNASNGTDHGTANNMFLISGGLKKKGLLNPMPDLEDLNQGDLKYNVDFKNVYATVLEKWLAADSGKILKAHYDTMDFI; encoded by the coding sequence ATGAACAAAAAAAGCGCCTCTTTCTTAAATAAAAGTCATACTGGTTCCGGCCTGCTCATTAAGCGCAGGGATTTTTTATATGCAAGCTCTTTTGCAACGGCTTCATTGATGATGCCAAAATTCTTAAAGGCACTGGAAACACAGGCGGCAGTTCCACCAGGGAATAAAGTAGTAGTGGTGCTGCAACTCAGCGGCGGCAATGACGGATTGAACACGGTGATCCCCGTTCGCAATGATATTTACTACAGGTCAAGACCAGGCATAGGGGTGCAAAAAGATAAATCCCTGGCGCTGACGGATGAGGTAAGTCTGCACCCGGCGCTGATTTCCCTCAAAACGCTTTATGATGAAGGCAATATGGCAATTTTAAATAATGTAGGCTATCCCAACCCCGACCGTTCCCATTTCAGGAGCATGGATATCTGGCATTCTGCAAGTCAGTCCAATGAATACTGGAACAACGGCTGGATCGGAAGATACCTGGATGCACAATGTCATGGATGCGATAAACCCACTCAGGCCCTCGAAATTGATGATGTATTAAGCCTTGCCCTGAAAGGGGAGCAGAACAACGCGTTAGCCGTTAAAGACCCCAGGCGCCTTTTTGGAACATCGAATGAAAAATACTTCAGAGAAATGAACAAGAGTTTTCACACTGGTGATCATCATGATGAAAAACCGGTAGACTATTTATATAAAACATTAGCGGAAACATTATCCTCCGCTGATTATATTTTTAAGCAAAGCAGGCTGCATCCGTCAACGGGCAGCTATCCTAATACAGAGCTCGGAAACGGATTAAAGACAATTGCCTCGTTGATCTTTTCCGACATCAACACGAAAGTGTATTATATTTCATTAGGAAGCTTTGATACGCATGTAGGCCAGGAGGCACAACAGGCAAGGCTGTTTACACAGCTAAGCGATGCCGTGAAATCTTTTACGGACGACCTGAAAAAGAATGGCCGTATGGAGGATGTGCTGTTATTCACCTTTTCAGAATTCGGCAGGCGTGTGGCGCAAAACGCCAGTAACGGAACAGACCATGGTACCGCCAATAACATGTTTTTAATAAGCGGTGGCTTAAAGAAAAAAGGGCTCTTAAACCCGATGCCGGACCTGGAAGATCTGAACCAGGGCGATCTGAAATACAATGTGGATTTTAAGAATGTATACGCTACTGTGCTGGAAAAATGGCTGGCAGCAGATTCCGGTAAGATCTTAAAAGCGCATTACGATACCATGGATTTTATTTAA
- a CDS encoding DUF1800 domain-containing protein has translation MVVNNQLKNQHLLWRAGFGPAVEQLQELAKYTPQEYYQALVKASAKKPEYINIASDELLALYENYLDPAQRSKLTTDDKKILNRKQQQGVKDLNLYWLKEMVGSAAQLREKMAFFWHGHFACRNGNLFYNQLFLHTLRENALGNFRALLKEVSKSAAMLYFLNNQQNKKGHPNENFAREVMELFTLGRGHYTETDIKEGARAFTGWTANARGEFNFIKKQHDEGIKTFLDKKGNFDGDQVLDIIADNPQTARFITEKIYKFFVNENVDKAIVQDLSDSFYKDYDIGKLMGRIFTADWFYDEKNIGIRIKSPIELLVGIQRMVPMRLDNDNALMNLQRILGQQLLYPPNVAGWPGGRSWIDSSTLMMRLRIPQLFNDKDLLNVKPKQDDDVMMGRKADGLANIPAAKQEIKKQPAKPGAGLINAKIDWAQYVSGFDKVKREDLFSAISGCLFQVNAANADQVAAKYVDSSDRGAYIRSATVQLMSTPEYQMC, from the coding sequence ATGGTGGTGAATAATCAGCTAAAAAATCAGCATCTCCTGTGGCGCGCAGGTTTTGGGCCTGCGGTAGAACAGTTACAGGAGCTGGCAAAATATACGCCGCAGGAGTATTATCAGGCACTGGTAAAAGCATCAGCCAAAAAGCCGGAATACATCAATATAGCAAGCGATGAGCTGCTGGCATTGTATGAAAACTACCTGGATCCTGCACAACGGTCCAAACTGACGACGGACGATAAAAAAATACTGAACCGCAAGCAACAACAGGGCGTAAAGGACCTCAATCTGTACTGGCTGAAGGAAATGGTGGGCAGCGCCGCGCAGCTGCGTGAAAAGATGGCCTTTTTCTGGCACGGGCATTTTGCCTGTCGGAACGGCAATCTTTTTTACAACCAGCTTTTCCTGCACACATTGCGTGAAAATGCGCTGGGCAATTTCAGAGCCCTGCTGAAAGAAGTTTCCAAATCAGCTGCCATGCTGTATTTTCTCAATAACCAGCAAAATAAGAAAGGGCATCCCAATGAAAATTTTGCCCGTGAGGTAATGGAGCTGTTTACTTTAGGCCGCGGGCATTATACGGAAACGGATATTAAAGAAGGCGCACGGGCTTTTACGGGGTGGACGGCCAACGCAAGGGGCGAATTTAATTTTATAAAGAAGCAGCACGATGAGGGTATAAAAACATTTCTTGACAAAAAAGGCAATTTTGACGGGGATCAGGTGCTGGACATTATTGCAGACAATCCGCAAACAGCCCGGTTTATAACGGAAAAGATCTATAAGTTTTTTGTAAATGAAAATGTAGATAAAGCAATTGTGCAGGATCTGTCTGATTCCTTTTATAAAGACTATGATATTGGTAAGCTGATGGGCAGGATATTTACTGCAGACTGGTTCTATGATGAAAAAAACATCGGCATCCGAATCAAATCGCCCATAGAGCTGCTGGTGGGTATTCAGCGTATGGTGCCTATGCGGCTGGATAATGATAATGCATTGATGAACCTTCAGCGGATCCTTGGCCAGCAACTGTTATATCCGCCTAATGTGGCGGGATGGCCGGGCGGAAGATCATGGATCGACAGCAGCACTTTAATGATGCGGCTGCGGATTCCACAGCTGTTTAATGACAAAGATCTGCTGAATGTAAAACCCAAGCAGGATGATGATGTGATGATGGGGCGTAAAGCAGATGGGCTTGCTAATATTCCTGCTGCAAAGCAGGAAATTAAAAAGCAACCGGCTAAACCTGGTGCCGGTCTGATCAATGCAAAAATTGATTGGGCACAGTATGTGTCCGGATTTGATAAAGTAAAACGGGAGGATCTTTTTTCTGCCATTTCCGGGTGTCTGTTCCAGGTGAATGCGGCAAATGCAGATCAGGTGGCTGCAAAATATGTTGATTCTTCAGATCGTGGGGCATACATCCGGTCCGCCACCGTCCAGTTGATGAGCACCCCGGAATATCAAATGTGTTAA
- a CDS encoding enoyl-CoA hydratase/isomerase family protein produces MNYETLLTSVEDAILTIKINRPDKLNALNKIMLRELETALSELNRNTEIKAAMITGSGDKAFIAGADISEFSSLDAAGGELLSKNGQRLFSKIETSVKPIIAAVNGFALGGGCELAMACHFRIASENAKFGQPEVNLGLLPGYGGTQRLTQLIGKGRALELLLTGNMIDAVTAFNYGLVNHVVPQPELLIKAKSILSLINTKAPLAVAGCIEAANLAYAPDGEGYKSEAALFGNLIATEDAKEGISAFLEKRKASFKGI; encoded by the coding sequence ATGAATTATGAAACATTGTTGACCAGTGTTGAGGATGCAATCCTGACTATAAAAATCAACCGGCCGGATAAATTAAACGCGCTGAATAAGATAATGCTGAGAGAACTGGAAACAGCATTGAGCGAGCTCAACCGCAACACAGAAATAAAGGCTGCAATGATTACAGGCAGCGGAGATAAAGCATTTATTGCAGGTGCCGATATCTCTGAATTTTCTTCTTTAGATGCAGCCGGGGGAGAGCTGCTCTCAAAAAATGGCCAGCGCCTGTTCTCAAAAATTGAAACTTCTGTAAAACCAATTATAGCTGCCGTAAACGGCTTTGCTTTGGGAGGTGGTTGTGAGCTGGCTATGGCCTGCCATTTCAGAATAGCCAGTGAAAATGCAAAATTCGGGCAGCCGGAGGTGAACCTGGGGTTATTGCCCGGTTATGGCGGCACACAACGGCTGACGCAATTAATCGGCAAAGGCCGCGCATTAGAGCTGTTACTGACCGGCAATATGATTGATGCGGTTACGGCTTTTAATTACGGCCTGGTGAACCATGTGGTGCCACAGCCGGAGTTGCTGATCAAAGCAAAGTCCATCTTATCGCTTATTAATACAAAAGCGCCTTTAGCCGTTGCAGGCTGTATTGAAGCAGCCAATCTTGCTTATGCGCCGGATGGGGAAGGATATAAAAGCGAGGCTGCATTATTTGGCAACCTGATTGCCACTGAAGACGCTAAAGAAGGCATCAGCGCGTTCCTGGAAAAACGCAAAGCCTCTTTTAAAGGAATATAA
- a CDS encoding WG repeat-containing protein yields the protein MKRIKFYIVLLALLSPAVLFAQHQLYYFQDPRSMLLGVKDQSGKIIIPARGHVYYDVNLRAPITDSLINLLDVRHRRDSAAAYAFGSTYDRRGNFLFHPMAFDNGPDYFVEGLSRCVDKGKVGFVNLQGQIIIQPQWDWASPFNYGYASACNGCYLDRESDPEHPSIALSSNGEKVYINRQGDTVPLMSKRQSDKDLPVDGGFLPYPFHYNRQEQAIVDSMNAMDVLSKIYTAFLEEPVTGKSGQLHFQILERPSETSPYYQIQGFTYGDMQGVDQFLFLRDEAGQLFHPGPEGKLIPFNRWLKASLQNCDRFFRQNRNAPNRFNVSEYLKGL from the coding sequence ATGAAACGAATAAAATTTTATATTGTTCTCCTGGCACTGCTTTCACCGGCAGTATTATTTGCGCAGCACCAGCTTTATTATTTCCAGGATCCCAGGAGTATGCTGCTGGGCGTAAAAGATCAATCGGGTAAAATTATTATTCCCGCAAGAGGGCATGTTTATTATGATGTTAATTTGAGAGCACCCATTACTGACTCGCTGATCAACCTGCTGGATGTGCGGCATCGCCGGGATAGTGCCGCAGCATATGCGTTTGGCAGTACCTATGACCGCAGGGGGAATTTCCTGTTTCACCCGATGGCTTTTGATAATGGTCCCGATTACTTTGTAGAAGGCTTGTCCCGTTGTGTGGATAAAGGCAAAGTGGGTTTTGTAAACCTGCAGGGACAGATCATTATACAACCGCAATGGGATTGGGCTTCGCCATTTAATTATGGGTACGCATCTGCCTGCAATGGCTGCTACCTGGACAGGGAAAGCGATCCGGAGCATCCCTCCATAGCCTTGAGCAGCAATGGGGAAAAAGTATATATCAACAGGCAGGGAGATACGGTTCCGTTAATGAGCAAACGGCAGTCTGATAAAGACCTGCCTGTTGACGGGGGCTTTCTTCCTTATCCTTTTCATTATAACCGGCAGGAGCAGGCAATTGTTGATAGTATGAATGCCATGGACGTTCTCTCAAAAATTTATACGGCTTTTTTGGAAGAGCCGGTTACCGGAAAATCGGGGCAGTTGCATTTTCAGATCCTGGAAAGGCCATCAGAAACTTCTCCCTATTACCAGATACAGGGATTTACTTACGGAGACATGCAGGGAGTGGACCAGTTTCTGTTTTTGAGAGATGAAGCCGGCCAGCTGTTTCATCCGGGTCCGGAAGGAAAGCTCATCCCTTTTAACAGGTGGTTGAAAGCCTCGCTTCAGAACTGCGACCGATTTTTCCGCCAGAACAGGAATGCGCCGAACCGGTTTAATGTTAGCGAATATTTAAAGGGGCTGTAA